TCAAGAATGGGGATGAGTGGGAGATGGTGTGGAGTTATCTTGGAGGGGTTGAGGATCACGAAAGCTACTTTTCCCGATATATGACAAACTCGATAAAGACGCGATCGCGCCTTTGACTTGATCTGGTTTGACTTCCAGGTAGGCATGGAGTTGGGTGAGGTTGTGATGGCCGCTGATTTCGGCGATGACTCGGAAGGGGATGTTAGCGTCGCTCATTTGGGTCAGGGCGGTGCGTCGGAAGCTGTGGGTGCTGACTCCTTCTAGTCCGATGGAACGACAGGCTTTACGGAGGATCAGGGAGGCACTGTCGGGGTGAAGGTGGCCTTTGTTCCAACGTCCAGGGAAGAGGTATTCGTTCTCTGAATTGGGTCTATATTGCCCTAGAAGGTGTCTTAAATCCTCTGAGGTAGGAATTGTTCGGCTGGCTAGTTTACCCTTGCTGTTGCCCTTTCTGATGGTCATGTAGGGTCGGACGGTTCCGAGGCGATCATATGCGTCGGCAGTGAGTTGAGTGACGGCTTCGTTAATTCGACAAGCGGTATAGAGGCAAAAGCCGAATAGAGTGCGATCTCGTTGGGTTTTAAGTCCTTGGTTGAAGAGGAGGTAAATTTCTTCAGGGGTAAGGATTTTAGCTTTGCCGTGCCGTTCTCGTTTCATGGCTGGTGTTTAAAGTAATTATTCTGGTTGATCGGATTTA
Above is a genomic segment from Crocosphaera subtropica ATCC 51142 containing:
- a CDS encoding tyrosine-type recombinase/integrase encodes the protein MKRERHGKAKILTPEEIYLLFNQGLKTQRDRTLFGFCLYTACRINEAVTQLTADAYDRLGTVRPYMTIRKGNSKGKLASRTIPTSEDLRHLLGQYRPNSENEYLFPGRWNKGHLHPDSASLILRKACRSIGLEGVSTHSFRRTALTQMSDANIPFRVIAEISGHHNLTQLHAYLEVKPDQVKGAIASLSSLSYIGKSSFRDPQPLQDNSTPSPTHPHS